The Cervus canadensis isolate Bull #8, Minnesota chromosome 29, ASM1932006v1, whole genome shotgun sequence genome includes a window with the following:
- the FZD4 gene encoding frizzled-4, whose protein sequence is MAWRGAGLRVLGGPGGVGLSPRRLLLLLLLVGPARGFGDEEERRCDPIRISMCQNLGYNVTKMPNLVGHELQTDAELQLTTFTPLIQYGCSSQLQFFLCSVYVPMCTEKVNIPIGPCGGMCLSVKRRCEPVLKEFGFAWPESLNCSKFPPQNDHNHMCMEGPGDEEVPLPHKTPIQPGEECHSVGTNSDQYIWVKRSLNCVLKCGYDAGLYSRSAKEFTDVWMAVWASLCFISTAFTVLTFLIDSSRFSYPERPIIFLSMCYNIYSIAYIVRLTVGRERISCDFEEAAEPVLIQEGLKNTGCAIIFLLMYFFGMASSIWWVILTLTWFLAAGLKWGHEAIEMHSSYFHIAAWAIPAVKTIVILIMRLVDADELTGLCYVGNQNLDALTGFVVAPLFTYLVIGTLFIAAGLVALFKIRSNLQKDGTKTDKLERLMVKIGVFSVLYTVPATCVIACYFYEISNWALFRYSADDSNMAVEMLKIFMSLLVGITSGMWIWSAKTLHTWQKCSNRLVNSGKVKREKRGNGWVKPGRGNETVV, encoded by the exons ATGGCCTGGCGGGGCGCAGGGCTGCGCGTCCTGGGGGGCCCCGGGGGCGTCGGGCTCAGTCCGCGgcggcttctgctgctgctgctgctggtggggCCGGCGCGGGGCTTCGGGGACGAGGAGGAGAGGCGCTGCGACCCCATCCGCATCTCCATGTGCCAGAACCTGGGCTACAACGTGACCAAGATGCCCAACCTGGTGGGGCACGAGCTGCAGACGGACGCCGAGCTGCAGCTGACCACCTTCACGCCGCTCATCCAGTACGGCTGCTCCAGCCAGCTGCAG TTCTTCCTTTGTTCCGTGTATGTGCCCATGTGCACGGAGAAGGTCAACATCCCCATCGGGCCCTGTGGCGGGATGTGCCTTTCAGTCAAGAGACGCTGCGAGCCTGTGCTGAAGGAGTTTGGCTTTGCCTGGCCGGAGAGCCTAAACTGCAGCAAATTCCCGCCCCAGAACGACCACAACCACATGTGCATGGAAGGGCCAGGTGATGAGGAAGTGCCCTTGCCTCACAAAACCCCCATTCAGCCCGGGGAAGAGTGCCACTCCGTGGGAACCAACTCGGATCAGTACATCTGGGTGAAAAGGAGCCTGAACTGCGTTCTCAAGTGTGGTTATGACGCCGGCTTGTATAGCCGCTCGGCCAAGGAGTTCACCGACGTCTGGATGGCCGTGTGggccagcctgtgcttcatctcCACCGCCTTCACTGTGCTCACCTTCCTGATCGACTCTTCCAGGTTTTCCTACCCGGAGCGCCCCATCATCTTTCTCAGTATGTGCTATAATATTTATAGCATTGCTTATATTGTCAGGCTGACTGTAGGCCGGGAAAGGATATCCTGCGATTTTGAAGAGGCAGCAGAACCTGTTCTCATTCAAGAAGGCCTTAAGAACACAGGATGTGCAATCATTTTCTTGCTGATGTACTTTTTTGGAATGGCCAGTTCCATCTGGTGGGTTATTCTGACGCTCACTTGGTTTTTGGCAGCGGGACTCAAATGGGGTCATGAAGCCATCGAAATGCACAGCTCTTATTTCCACATCGCAGCCTGGGCCATCCCCGCGGTGAAAACCATTGTCATCTTGATTATGAGACTGGTGGACGCAGACGAGCTGACTGGCCTGTGCTACGTGGGGAACCAGAACCTGGATGCGCTCACGGGCTTTGTGGTGGCCCCGCTGTTCACCTACCTGGTGATTGGGACTTTGTTCATTGCTGCGGGGTTGGTGGCCTTGTTCAAAATTCGGTCAAATCTCCAAAAGGACGGGACGAAGACAGACAAGCTGGAAAGGCTGATGGTGAAGATTGGGGTCTTCTCGGTCCTGTACACCGTGCCTGCAACCTGCGTGATTGCCTGTTATTTCTATGAAATCTCCAACTGGGCGCTCTTCCGGTATTCCGCAGATGACTCCAACATGGCGGTGGAAATGTTGAAAATCTTTATGTCTTTGCTGGTGGGCATCACTTCGGGCATGTGGATTTGGTCTGCCAAAACTCTGCACACGTGGCAGAAGTGTTCCAACAGATTGGTGAATTCTGGGAaggtaaagagagagaaaagagggaatgGTTGGGTGAAGCCTGGGAGAGGCAATGAGACTGTGGTATAA